The window GCCAATCACGAATTTAATTAGTGGCGATTGAACACCAAGTTAGAACCTAATTCATTACGAATTTAATTATAACCCCATAGGTATCTTTATATtaacataaagataaaaaaaaaaacattacaaaaaaaaaaatcaaactttggtAACAACCGGAGCTACAAACCTCTCCGGTGAAGGATCTTCACTACTACCACAACCGCCGTCATCAAAATTAAGACTATAGTTTTTAAGATCATAAGTGAAATCAACAtctctcctcatcttcttcctgcTGTTACtaaaacttcttataaagtttttcCACTTTGGCCCCGCGATTTTCTCAGAAATCTCTTTTAGCCCCTTAAGTTTCCCACTCTCCCACCTTCCCCCTCTTTCTTCTTGCAAAGAGCCACCACCGCTCCATCCACTGCTCCGACTGCGATGCTCGAGACGCGCCTCCTCGTCGTCTCCTCCTTTTCGCCGCCGCCACCGGACTACACAGAGTTTACGAAAATACCCACATCCGCAAAACGCCGCCGGTTCATCGTAATCATCTGAGAGTAGATTCTCTCTATCAGTGGCCATGGTgatgattaaaacaaaacaaaacagagtggtgttgtgttgtgttctgtaaaaaaaagaagaaaatatcagAGAGATAAAGagttgttgttattatatatagatggtGATGATTATGACACGTGGCGTATCGACCGTTGGGTGATTATAGTGATCGGGTATGTAATTGGACTGTGATGAGAATGGTGTGACGGTGATGTGAGAGGAGCgaggattttattttattttattcgctGGCTAATGATGAAAGACAGCTGTGAAGGCGGGGGCGAAACGGTtgctttccttcttttttttttaattttgtctttaAGGATAATTATGAGaatgtttttgttgataaataCTAGTATtgtgtaaaatactaaaaagaaattaaaaaaaaagattacgtTATCAGAAAAAGTGAAAGTTgtatacaattattattttatgaagATAAGTGAATgcgatattttttttcaaaactgtGCAAACTTATATATTTCTGTATTGAAGTTAtgataatttttctttttcactttttgatATCACTGATTGATGATAATAACAGAATaacaaattttagttttgtatttttgtatt is drawn from Camelina sativa cultivar DH55 chromosome 8, Cs, whole genome shotgun sequence and contains these coding sequences:
- the LOC104706845 gene encoding uncharacterized protein LOC104706845 translates to MATDRENLLSDDYDEPAAFCGCGYFRKLCVVRWRRRKGGDDEEARLEHRSRSSGWSGGGSLQEERGGRWESGKLKGLKEISEKIAGPKWKNFIRSFSNSRKKMRRDVDFTYDLKNYSLNFDDGGCGSSEDPSPERFVAPVVTKV